The window TCTTTTCAAGCTGCCACTGCAACTCCTCATTGTACTGCTGTGAACCGAAAATGAATTTGGAACCTCACAGACCTCAACTTGCTCGCTCATTTGCCTTTTCATTAACAAAGATgctgcagaaaaataaaaattaacaaccAAAACAGAAAGAGAAGTTTGACAGTTGTATTAGATAcctataaatattttcaacaATTTGGTGAATATCATTTTCACAGCCAATATCTGATCTACTTATGCAAGAAAGTGCACTAGTAAATGGCAACGATATTACTAATAAATAAGAACACTGCGGTTGTGTAACAGACATATTTACTAGATAGAGTCCTCATAGACCTATCAAGTTCTTTTACACTCCAACTGAATTCCAACAGAGGTGGAGAAAAAAGTGGCATTTGTCTAAACATCTAAAACTAAGAAAAGCTGAACAGGAGAAATTCCTCATACCAAGAGTTTGCTGGAGACCACGGATCATGGGGAAATATCTTGcagatgaagatggagtgtcATGCAGGGGAATATCAGTAATTTCCAttaagctcaaataaacaggAGCATGATCGGAGCCTTCCAATTTGGTGCTCCAACCACCTTTCCACCTATTTGTCAGTTGTCAACCAAAAGTAAGCCACTTGTGACCGAATATATTTGGCAAAAGTTTAAATATAAAACCAGTGTTGCACCATTGAAAATATTTGGGATAGGAGCAGTAATGGACAAGTCACATAAGCGAGGCCTCTCCAAAAATACAgtaaagataaatatatatttcatcataaatttgcGGGATCAGATGCAGGCTCAGAGTCTCTTGGTTTATCCCCCCGGATATGAGAATAAAATATGCATACCAATCATCTTGTTCTAAAATAAACTTAAGTGTATGCAGCAGACAATCAAGAAAAGCCCCGGTGAAATAGCAGCTGAAGAGTACAGTCACCCACATCAAGTGCTTCTGGAATCTTTTAGAGGGAGCGTGCTTATTCAGCCCTTACCAATGGTGCAACATTCCGGAGTTCATACCAATACGTGTGTCAAGTCACAGTCTAGCATTTCTCTGAGCTTCATAGTAAATAGAATGTTCCTTTACCTTGGTGTATTCCCAGGTTTCCAGCGCTTATATTGTGTCATTATGTCACATTCCTTGACATGGCAAGTAATGAAGTTACGATCTGGGGAATCACAGTCTTCATGAAGGCAGGATCCAGCGCTTAGGATATGGTCAATTCTTGAACCAAAATTAAATTGTTCTGCACCAGTATTTGATGGCCAGCATGTATATGCATCTCTTCTGGAAAATTAAACATGAAAATCTCAGACATAGAAGTAAAACAACCACAGTTAACAAGTTAACAGCTTTGATGCAGAATTTTAACAGAAGATGCCAATAATGATATCTGGCAGAAGCTAACTTCAGCATCACAGCAGTCAGATCGAATTACAACACCAACTTTAATTAGCTCAAGAACAGGAAAAAAGAGGCTCCAACCTATCAGGATGCAGGGCTCTGAAAACATCAAAGAAAGGACCACCAGCTTGCACGGTCATGGACCTCAACCACGTTCTAAACCTGCGAAGCACATGACATGAAATTAAGTGAATTAATTTATACAAATGTTACCAGCAACCAAAGCTATACAGCATGGAACAACTAGAAGACAACGAACCTAAGTAAAACTGCTTGAGAGGGGAGGGGGGAGGAATATCAGTTAGTAGATTACTCATTCTTTTCAAAATCTGGGCCTGCATCACAGCGATCTATAGCAGCAGGTGCAATGTTCAAGTCGCCGACAACTAATATTCTCCTTCCTTGCTGCAAGAGATGCTCCCATCTTCTCTAGAGCAACAATTAACAATATTAGTCGTGAGAGAATGAGAATGAGGACACTCCAAGCAATAATTTTCTCCGCTAGCCAATCTTTAATGCCCAAAAACGACAATGCAGATACTTTATTCAAACACTGATGAGACATGCAGTGCATCTGAAACAATATTTCGCACTCTTTGGTAAAGATCATATTTCAAAGGAAAAACAAGGTGATATCAGGGTAGGACCCTTAGAAACTCCTAAGAAATCTTTTTGAAGTTTGAATCCCCCTCACATTCTGAAGGAACAATGTTGTTTTAGAGGTTGCAAGAAAGCAAATTCTAGCAATTTTTATGGTGAAATGGCCAAAGCCTAGCAAGCAAGCGATTAGTTTATCGAAAGTGGCCTTTTCTTGGGGGTTAAAAGCTATAGAGAGCCAGAAAGGATGCTGAATGCAATTGCTACAAGCTAAAATTAAATGCCACTTTGGAACTTCAACCATCAAATTTCCGCCCACTGATTATATTTAACCCCAAGAAAAGTGGCCTTTTCTGGGGGGTTAAAAGTTACTTAACTGATAGAGAGCCAGAAAGGATGCTGAATGCAATTGCTACAAGCTAAAATAAAATGCCACTTGGAAGTTCAACCATCAACTTTCCGCGTACTGATTATATTTACATTGTTTCATAGGATATCAATCTGAATTAAattcgattttctttatttgctGTCCTCTTGAAATCTGTCTGAATCCTTCGACAACAGTTTCCCATTCCTAAGCAAGTAAGCAGTAATTGAGAAATGTGCCTAGTCTTTTGGTCCATCAACTCCACAAACACCCTCTTTCTATGTTATCCAAGTAGACCAATTAGTATAGTTAAAGCAAATGTCATGTCAGCAGCActgatatttatatatgacaAAAGGATGTGATAGCAACTAGTTACTAAAAGTGCACGTACAGTGTAGGTAGACTAACATACCTGCAATATCTTGTAAAATTTTAGCTTGAACTGGATCCTTTCAGTATCATCAGATACAGCTCGTGGACCatataaattgaaaagtacTGCCAAATTATCAACGTTAACTCAATGTTAGCTACTGCAATCCATTATAGCTCCAATTGATAAACAGACTAGAGAAAGCAAGACCTCAGCCATTCGCTTTTACTAAAAAATGAGATGAAAGATCATGTCTACTTTGCTTCGATTGAACACTAGACCTCAGCACATAATATCTCAAGGACAGGATATGTGAACACTAGATTGAACCACAAGTACTACTTTGCTTCGAGGAACTCACTGAAGAGGCTGTGATCAGTAATGATGCACCGCCCCTCGTTATCAATTTGCAGAAGCTCATCTTTTCCAAAGTCCTCAAGGCCTGCCACCACAGCAGCAGGGGCTTCCTCCTTTGTGTTGTTACGAAGAAGACCAGTGAAGCCTTCCTCTGCGGAAACAGGCAAAGCCGCCTCATTGCTCGAAAACGCCGACTTAACCCGACAAAAGGTCGCAACCCCTTCACATAATACACGTTTTTAACAAGGCATTCAGCAGCCTACGAAATGCAGGAGCAAACGAAGTGGAGAAATGCTGACCTGAATATCCCATTCGGCCCTTGTCCGAGGTGCGTGTACATGAAAAGAAGGACTCATAGCCATCGGCTATGACCACATCTGCCGTCAGTTCCTGCCTTCTGAGTTTCGTCTCCTGTATCAAATACGGTGGTTATTACGATTGGTCCATGCTGAAGCAGCAATCCGCACCTATATTACCTCTATGAATCATAATCCTTCTTGACGATCAGTAGAAAAGATTGAATTGGAAGCCCTGGTAAGCGAGTCAGGAAGGAGAGGTCATGGGGAGGAGACACGAGGCACCTGAAAGCAGATGATGTCGGCGTCGAAGGAGTTGAGGAGCTTCGGGAGAGAGCCGAACTGGGAAATCCGCTGCCTCAGGCCGTTCACGTTGTAAGTCACTATCTTCATCGCCCTCAGTTTCCGGTGGATTGATTCCGGTCGAGCTCGGAATTTGAAAATGGCAGcagaaaaggaggaaaaacCATGAACGGGGAAGAAGATGACGGAGACGAGTTCATGGGCCGGGCTGCATGGGCTTTTTATGGGCCGGGCCTAGGTGGGTTTGTTATGGGCcggtattttttttcctcatattTGGTACGTAACACGAGTTCTTGATTGTATAACCTAGCAAAAACTTTactgaaaaaaatgaattacatTCCGAATTTACATTTTGATtatataagttttaaaattattgtgACTTTATTAATCTTTACAGATCTTCTTATTTATAGTATAATATTTACTAATATTTCTCAATACCTcttaataaatatgaaatcaGTCTAAAAGTAACTGATATGAGGCCCTAAATTCTACCTTTTATATTGCAGTATAGATGAGgactataattatattttttgaggATAAAATCACGTTAAGTTAATGAAATATctttcttccaaaaataggtggaaattaaaagtaaaataataaaaggataaTATCAAAATACGAACTTAAAGGAATCATGGAGTAATTCAACATTTAAGCTAACAATTATCGTGCTcggacaaaattgagaatcCATAATTCTCGGTACGTCCAGTAAAATAATCTGATTaactttttcaataattttaaaattttgaaaagaatcaataattaaaatatgaataatGCATAAATAAAGATACGAAAATCATGGTTGTTGCGACCATCTCGACGAGGTTGTCAACGGCCACTAGGACTCATCAGCATCCATCATCCTCCTCAGCAAGGCCCACAGCTTGTTTGtcttataataataatgataatgataataaaaataatttttttttattattattattataaaaacttGATAATTGTAAGATTAACGGAATATCCCACAAAATATTCTAGTAGTGTTAGCCAAAATAATCAGACGGGGGAAATGTCGACGTTCCTAAGACTGGGGCTAAGtgttatttgaaaaaatttcaagagaaGGGAGTGTTAATTTTTCTAAGAACGGAGTTAAGCGTCATTTGAGAAAGTTTTTAGGAAAGTAAATGCACCCTTTAATATTTTGTGAAACATTTTAATAATcaatgataaataaattataaaacttAGCCTGAATCCGCGTGATGTCGCGGGgtctagaatttttttaattatttattattcacattatatcaatttatgtAATAATCTAGGAGGcatatagataaaaaaaaacaaatgacaaaaataattatctatGAACAAAgtttgttaatttattttaaacttGTTCATATTCGATGGTTGTTATTGAGTTATATAGGATCATTCAcaattatatttgaaattgttCAAACTTCGTTCTTCGCTAATTCATAATGTTGATCACATGAAAATATACcaactttcaattttatatCATGCTTAGTACGATATCAATCTCGCTTTTAGTTGCAATGATTTTCCAACGTGACGCTTATCGGTTTCACGTGGTTCACCGAAACTAACCTAAATGGGCTctagtaaaaaattttaaataggtTGTTGGGAATCCTACAAAAACGGTGGTGGCCTTTGGGCCTTTGGTGCCTCACCtcccaaataaaagaaaaacaaagaaatggtgaaaggaaaaaggaaaatgaggcCAAGAGtttcttatataaattttaaaattagtattCAATGTCTCTTATCCTTAATTAAAGTCTTAAGTTTAAGTCATGTGAATAGAAAAAGTTTACGATTGGTAGAGATTTATCCTTTAGTGGGCAGACCTAGCTTGAACTTGAAATAGTAGAGCTCTATTGCCTTGGACTTTCGGATATCAAAGTTACACACAAAAGAAATTCCAAAATTAATCATtctaattaagttaaaaaaggACTTGAGAGTTTCAATTTGCAATATAGAcctaaaatttggaaaagaaaatataatatataagctAATTTGTATATCAaacattttcaatattttcttttaaaaaaaatttctagcTAAAAGTTGGGGAGCAATATATTGGTTTGACCACGACGATTGTTCATTTAGGCAAGGGGTTAATCGAGTTATTCGCTATATTGTCCAAGTCGGAATTATAAACACtgcgcaaaaaaaaaaggtggaaTGAAATGTTTCTCGAAATAATTATTCTAATCATAATAATCATTTAAAATAAGAGGTCAATCGAGTTATCATATATCTTCTCAAGCGAATCTAaaaaatattgagaaaaaaggTAGAagaaaaaactttaaaaaataaataatttctttaaaaaaggaaatattatatatatatatatataaataaataaagagggTGAAGGTGTCGGTGGGGAAAACCCACCCATTCTCCTCCATAACATTATTATCAGAACCGGATTGGACATGATATCGGTTCTTGGTCTGGATCGGTCGAATGTTCGATTTGGTCTGCTTGAAAACCCAACAGATTTGAACCGTACCGGTCAGTTTTGAACAAAATCTCTTTGAATTGATTGATTCTGGGTTTGCTATTTGtgtttaaaaatattgaaaattattatgctTAAGGCAGGATTCAACCTCCTGACCTCTAACAAGCCACCTCTATACcatggttgtcagaatcgcgattcgaatcgtagaatcgtacgattctacgattcaaggggGGATCACCGATTCCGATTCTACTAGGTGAGTCGAGATTGTGGAATCGTGACTGAATCGCGTactgaatcgtagaatcgcagaatcggaccgattctgcgattctacGTTCAGGCTTGATTCGGCCCAAGCCCGGGCCCAGAAGCGGGCCAAAGCCCTCTCCCGGCCGCCCTTTCTTCCGTCTTTCCAGTCGGATGaaccctaatttctcccatccTTCCAGTCCGACCTTCGACCCTTCGACCATTGCCCCTAAATCTTCGAGTTTTCGACGAAATCTTCCATCCACCTGCTTGCTTCTACGAGCTTCGATTGACGATCCACCACCTGCTTCTTCCGACAAGCTAGCTTGTCTAAGCTTCCATCCACTTTCTCCAAGTGGCAGAATTGCGATTACTTTCTCGGGTACTTCGAGCTTCGACCGGGGCATGGCAGGTACAGTCTCCGATTCTGAGCTCTAATTCTCCCTACCCTAAACTTCTCGAGTCCCGACATCATTGATTGTGATATATCGATAAGGATTCGATTTCTCAAACACGTGTTCATTCAAATTAGTGACTCTGCAGCCTCCGCTGCCTTTGCTTTTCTATTTCACTTCAAAATTTTGATCGACTCCTATCAAGCCCACTCTTTACTCGAATGTCTACTTGTGGAAGAAATTGGGAATTAGAGGAAAGAATGTTGATTGTTGCGAAAGAATGTTGATTGCTGCGAGCCTGCCCAAATTCACAGATGTACTATGACTGAAAATACCAAAagaaaactttttattttgggaGTTTAAATTATGATTTGGATTTTGGACCttgaatttcgataatttgtaatgatattttgtgtttttatgaCTTATTATTGATTTGTTGGTTCGTGGTCTTTATTTTAAAcaagaattgatttttttgctTAGTAAAGTatgttatgtatatatatatatgttatttttttaattacaggtagaatcttacgattcacgattcgagtcgcgattcacgattctatgaccctcgaccgattctagatagaatcgcgattctaacaaCCTTGCTCTATACCACTCACTAACCACATAAGCCATGATTCTCATTTGATTTATGTACTCCAGTTCaaaacttttatattattgaataaccgtgtaatttttttgaattggTGTATGTTATAAATcgattttcttaataatataactaaaatttatattttaattaaacatgcGGTTCGATCCATCGAACCCCTAGTTGGACCCGTAAAACCATGAACCCATGTTCcttccggttctgataacaccgCTCCATAAGTCCCGAAGGGACCCGTTTTAATTATAGGTTATAGATTATAGATATGAAAGCCAACAAGAGTAGACGTGGTTGCATCAATTAAGTTAAATCCTTTCAATTTCGGTTAAATAAACTTTAATTACATGTCATTGGCAATATATTCAACGTATTATGATATTATCTAAACTTTAATTACAGTTTTctatataattgaaaatatttctcAAGATATGTGATATGTTTAAGTGTTAATTTATCCTATAAATAGGAGACACGAAAGTCTATTTTATACGTCATTTTTGTCTATTGATCAATGTGGTTTTGCTTGTATATTGTAACCTTTGTATATTGTAACCTTTACGTAAAATCGCTCAATCCTCATATATACCTgcctatatatattacatatttattttttattatcatgatttCTAATTCATTAACTCCGATTATATGCTTATTATGTACATTCagtaaaagaaatataattttaacgTCATTTTTCTGTCCATATTCATTTGTATATAGTCATATGCATTAGTTATCTATTTTTGTGATACAATGACCGATAAAGAGATAGAACGCATCGCGCGGGTATCAACTTGCAAGCGTTAAGTTTTATACAGAAATTAGTATGGCACAAATGAACTGGACTCCCACAAAAGCCAAAATAGCTCTAAGAGTGCAGTGACTGGGCTGAAGAATTTCcgcaataataataaatatatatacagaaaTTAGTGCATAATTACGAGTGCATGACACGCGCTAAGGCCAAGGggcaaaaaaggaaaagaacaaaagaaaatagtttactactactactactaggAATGAAATTGACAATCTGAGCTGATATTCGCGGCTCGTGGAGAGCACAAGTTACCctgcccctctctctctctctctctctgtcgcCTTCCCCTCTCTCCactcttctcttctcctctGCTCCTCTCGTCAGCGAAGTTTTGTCCCTGCGAAAACCCAGTGGAAAGCAACCCTAGGAAAGGGAGTCAGGTTTAGTGATAGCCTGCTCGCTCGGCCGATCAATCTGAGCCGGAGGCGGGGGAGGAATGGACCAGTGGAAGACGGATTTGGGACCGTCGACTTCTTCGCATCAACCTCAGCCCACTCGCCTGCACAACTCCCAGGCCGAACAGCCCAGGTTTGCTTCCAACACCCAATTTGGTACCCTTTTAACCGTTTCAATTTTGGAGCGTTCGTGGTTTCGTTTTGGCGGAATCGACGAGCTACTGTTGGAATAATGAACAGTGGCCTCTGTCCTGCTCCAGCAAGACAGAATTTtcagttttctcgtgtttatCGGACATCGATTTCTTATGCATGACTGAGGCTCGTGTAGATATTGTGTTGTGTGGGCGATTTTCATTTGCGTAGATTCCTTGACTGTATTTCCTGGTCGTGTTCATAAGTTTGAGGCAAAAGCTCCTCTTTTGGAGAAGATGGTTATTCGTGGAGTGTTCAGAAGATAAATTCAATTATGGGATTATCGTATTTTAGAAGATAGATTTTTAGGGATCTTCTTTCGGTTTCGAGATGGATGGTATTTGGAATATTGGTCTGAGTATTGAGGCAAAATGGTATTTTGATATGCTTTCTTGATGCTGTTCTTGTCACAGGCAAGGGCCAGCTGTGGAAGTGAAAGATCCTATCGCTGCGAGGAAAGTTCAGAAGGCCGACCGTGAAAAGTTGCGGAGGGATCGGCTGAATGAGCACTTCCTTGAATTGGGAAACGCATTAggtatataattaaatttcgCCCTCTTCAGTTCACGCTTTTTGCAATGTACATCTTCAATCTCTCTTTATTAATAAGGTAGCATTTCTGGTTTGATGTTGGAAACACAGTTTTCATGTTGATGTATTATTGGTTAAAACATGGGtcttgcaattttatgttgCTTCTCACTCGGTTAAAGTGGATGCAAAGGCTTACATTGAGGTAGCGTAGTGACACTACCTTAGCTTAGACCAAGTGCTGGGGTCAACGGAACCAAAGATGCCTTTTGTGGTAGGAGTATTCCCAAAAAATGAAGGTTTTTATTTGCAGTCTAAATATTGGTTTGACCACTAAGGTTGATAGTAGAATCTAAGTGCAGACAGGTTTTCCATGAGATTCTTCATGTAGAGATGACAGTAATGTGTGTCCTAGAGGGCATTGGTATTCCTAGGCCGTGTAACCAAGATATTTGTCATAAAGTCTTTAGTGATATCTTTTCCAATATGTCAGATTCAATCTATCTTTATTCTGCTGAATCTGATACTGGGCATGCATGTGAAGGTGTTTGCATCCTTAAGTATCTTCTATACCGGCAACACATCTTAAGATTAAGACTCTGGTGGATGTACTTATTTGGGACCAGAAGTTGATTTTGCTTAcagttttcttccttttcagATAGCGATTGTTGTGAGTTTAATTTATTCCAGAATTGCTCTGGTTCTAACCATTGATAATGTTCCCTCCCGATATGATCTACAGACCCTGACAGGCCCAAGAACGACAAGGCTACCATTCTCACTGACACTATTCAGGTCCTTCGGGATTTAACTGCCGAAGTGACCAAACTAAAGGCTGAGTATGCAGCTCTTTCCGAAGAATCTCGAGAGGTGACATTCTGTTGATGTACTGTCCTCTCATTGTAGGGTACATCCTTTGCTTAACTAAATCCATTGTTTCTTATGTGCGCAGCTGATGCAGGAGAAGAATGAGCTCAGAGAAGAAAAGGTGTCCTTAAAAACTGACATCGAGAATCTAAATACCCAGTACCAGCAGAGAGTTAGGGTAACGTACCCATGGGCCACTATCGATCCTTCCCTTGTTATGGCCCCCACCTACCCGTACCCAGTTCCACTCCCAGTTCATCAGGGTCCAATACCTATTCATCCATCCCTTCAACCTTTTCCATTCTTTGGTAATCAGAATCCAGCCCCATGTTCTACATATATACCATATCCTGCCCCTGCACATCCTACAGTAGAACCACACTCGGTTCATTATGCCTCCTCTTCCCATGTTTCGAGCAAGCTAGATTCTAAAAGCAAGTCCTCAGAACATCATAGGGGAAGCAATCCTGACAGGACCGATGATTTAAATGATGTTGCGACAGAACTCGAACTAAAGATGCCTGGATCATCATCAACACAGCAGGTAAATTGCCTCTGTCCATTTGTGGAGAATTCAAAAAACAGTATCCCTGTGTTCTGAAACCTAGCAGGCCAAGATACCGTTGGTAATTACACGGCGATGTGCTTCTGATGGTTTGATTGGTTGATTTTGTACAGGACCTCGGATCAGATGAGAGGAAGGGGAAGCAGACACGGAGAAAGGACAAGACTGTTGTCACCGATGGGAGCTCATCGAGCAGGTTTTCTTCATCTCAAGCTCTTCAAGATAGCTCCTCCACTAGTGTTGGTGACATCCCAAGACCTAGCAAGTAACAGAGCTGAGCTCGCTTTCGCCCAAATCATCACTGAAGAGCACTGCCTCTCAATGGATTCTCCAGTACTCTATGTGGCAGGACCGTCCGGAGTTTTGCCGTTGCTGGCTGAACTTCATCGAGAGAGATTTCTGTCTTGCAACGGCTGTAATTCTTTACACCGGAGTAGTCCCAAGTACTGATTTGTACAGATCTCATGACTCATCATAATCGACATTGACCTCCATCAGTCAACAATTGTGATCCACTGGGTATCAAGGAATCCTTTTACATCAGTATGAATGAGGAAGACACAAG of the Punica granatum isolate Tunisia-2019 chromosome 6, ASM765513v2, whole genome shotgun sequence genome contains:
- the LOC116212393 gene encoding DNA-(apurinic or apyrimidinic site) lyase 2 isoform X2, which gives rise to MKIVTYNVNGLRQRISQFGSLPKLLNSFDADIICFQETKLRRQELTADVVIADGYESFFSCTRTSDKGRMGYSEEGFTGLLRNNTKEEAPAAVVAGLEDFGKDELLQIDNEGRCIITDHSLFILFNLYGPRAVSDDTERIQFKLKFYKILQRRWEHLLQQGRRILVVGDLNIAPAAIDRCDAGPDFEKNEFRTWLRSMTVQAGGPFFDVFRALHPDRRDAYTCWPSNTGAEQFNFGSRIDHILSAGSCLHEDCDSPDRNFITCHVKECDIMTQYKRWKPGNTPRWKGGWSTKLEGSDHAPVYLSLMEITDIPLHDTPSSSARYFPMIRGLQQTLASLLMKRQMSEQVEVCEVPNSFSVHSSTMRSCSGSLKRSGDNCSIRDEHSEHFPRKVGPTSSRNLGPDFKKKTRKGQSSQLSLTSFFQKSPKCSIEVGNLGNELDDVSKEPSNSDKDSGSQEDDPMPSNSSQDEDELSVSCSSEKERNNTTLLQWQRIQQLMQNKIPMCKGHNEPCVSRIVKKAGPNFGRRFYTCARAEGPSSNPEANCGFFKWSGSKSKQK
- the LOC116212393 gene encoding DNA-(apurinic or apyrimidinic site) lyase 2 isoform X1, coding for MKIVTYNVNGLRQRISQFGSLPKLLNSFDADIICFQETKLRRQELTADVVIADGYESFFSCTRTSDKGRMGYSGVATFCRVKSAFSSNEAALPVSAEEGFTGLLRNNTKEEAPAAVVAGLEDFGKDELLQIDNEGRCIITDHSLFILFNLYGPRAVSDDTERIQFKLKFYKILQRRWEHLLQQGRRILVVGDLNIAPAAIDRCDAGPDFEKNEFRTWLRSMTVQAGGPFFDVFRALHPDRRDAYTCWPSNTGAEQFNFGSRIDHILSAGSCLHEDCDSPDRNFITCHVKECDIMTQYKRWKPGNTPRWKGGWSTKLEGSDHAPVYLSLMEITDIPLHDTPSSSARYFPMIRGLQQTLASLLMKRQMSEQVEVCEVPNSFSVHSSTMRSCSGSLKRSGDNCSIRDEHSEHFPRKVGPTSSRNLGPDFKKKTRKGQSSQLSLTSFFQKSPKCSIEVGNLGNELDDVSKEPSNSDKDSGSQEDDPMPSNSSQDEDELSVSCSSEKERNNTTLLQWQRIQQLMQNKIPMCKGHNEPCVSRIVKKAGPNFGRRFYTCARAEGPSSNPEANCGFFKWSGSKSKQK
- the LOC116212393 gene encoding DNA-(apurinic or apyrimidinic site) lyase 2 isoform X3; this translates as MGYSGVATFCRVKSAFSSNEAALPVSAEEGFTGLLRNNTKEEAPAAVVAGLEDFGKDELLQIDNEGRCIITDHSLFILFNLYGPRAVSDDTERIQFKLKFYKILQRRWEHLLQQGRRILVVGDLNIAPAAIDRCDAGPDFEKNEFRTWLRSMTVQAGGPFFDVFRALHPDRRDAYTCWPSNTGAEQFNFGSRIDHILSAGSCLHEDCDSPDRNFITCHVKECDIMTQYKRWKPGNTPRWKGGWSTKLEGSDHAPVYLSLMEITDIPLHDTPSSSARYFPMIRGLQQTLASLLMKRQMSEQVEVCEVPNSFSVHSSTMRSCSGSLKRSGDNCSIRDEHSEHFPRKVGPTSSRNLGPDFKKKTRKGQSSQLSLTSFFQKSPKCSIEVGNLGNELDDVSKEPSNSDKDSGSQEDDPMPSNSSQDEDELSVSCSSEKERNNTTLLQWQRIQQLMQNKIPMCKGHNEPCVSRIVKKAGPNFGRRFYTCARAEGPSSNPEANCGFFKWSGSKSKQK
- the LOC116212542 gene encoding transcription factor bHLH121-like, which codes for MDQWKTDLGPSTSSHQPQPTRLHNSQAEQPRQGPAVEVKDPIAARKVQKADREKLRRDRLNEHFLELGNALDPDRPKNDKATILTDTIQVLRDLTAEVTKLKAEYAALSEESRELMQEKNELREEKVSLKTDIENLNTQYQQRVRVTYPWATIDPSLVMAPTYPYPVPLPVHQGPIPIHPSLQPFPFFGNQNPAPCSTYIPYPAPAHPTVEPHSVHYASSSHVSSKLDSKSKSSEHHRGSNPDRTDDLNDVATELELKMPGSSSTQQDLGSDERKGKQTRRKDKTVVTDGSSSSRFSSSQALQDSSSTSVGDIPRPSK